A window from Sus scrofa isolate TJ Tabasco breed Duroc chromosome 2, Sscrofa11.1, whole genome shotgun sequence encodes these proteins:
- the LOC100737419 gene encoding pregnancy-associated glycoprotein 2: protein MKWLVILGLVALSDCLVMIPLTKVKSVRESLREKGLLKNFLKEHPYNMIQFRLMKNSSYVRKFASHPLRNYLDLAYMGNISIGTPPQQFSVVFDTGSSDLWVPSIYCKSKACVTHRSFNPSHSSTFHDWGKSITLEYGSGEMSGFLGHDTVRIGQLTSTDQAFGLSKEEISRTFEHAIFDGILGLAYPSLAIKGTTIIIDNLKKQDQISEPVFAFYLSTNKEEGSVVMFGGVDKKYYKGDLKWVPLSKPHYWQIALDRITWRGEVIGCPRGCQAIMDTGTSLLIGPSKAVAKIHSLINAAYVKEEYVVPCNARKALPDIVFTINNVNYPVPARAYVQEDASNNLCYSGFDGIMDTLSESDSWILGDVFLRVYFTVFDQGQNRIGLAPAV from the exons ATGAAGTGGCTTGTGATCCTTGGGCTGGTGGCCCTCTCAGACTGCTTAGTCAT GATCCCTCTCACGAAGGTCAAGTCTGTCCGAGAAAGCCTCAGGGAAAAAGGCTTGCTGAAAAATTTCCTCAAGGAACATCCTTACAACATGATCCAGTTCCGCCTGATGAAGAATTCTTCCTATGTCCGGAAATTTGCTTCCCATCCACTGAGGAACTACCTGGAT TTGGCCTACATGGGCAACATCAGCATCGGCACACCCCCGCAGCAGTTCAGTGTCGTCTTTGACACCGGCTCATCAGACCTCTGGGTGCCCTCCATCTACTGCAAAAGCAAGGCCTGTG TTACACACAGGTCCTTCAACCCTTCCCACTCCAGCACCTTCCATGACTGGGGCAAATCCATCACGTTGGAATACGGCTCTGGGGAGATGTCAGGATTTCTTGGACATGACACCGTTCGG ATCGGCCAACTCACCAGCACGGACCAGGCATTTGGCCTGAGCAAGGAGGAGATCAGTAGGACCTTTGAACATGCCATCTTCGATGGCATCCTGGGCCTGGCCTATCCCAGCCTCGCCATCAAAGGGACCACCATCATCATCGACAACCTAAAGAAGCAAGACCAAATTTCTGAGCCTGTCTTTGCCTTCTACCTGAGCAC cAACAAAGAGGAGGGCAGCGTGGTGATGTTTGGTGGCGTGgacaagaaatactacaaaggaGACCTCAAGTGGGTGCCCCTCTCAAAACCCCACTACTGGCAGATCGCCTTGGACAG GATCACCTGGAGAGGGGAGGTCATTGGTTGTCCCCGCGGCTGCCAGGCCATCATGGATACCGGGACGTCATTGCTGATTGGCCCAAGTAAAGCGGTGGCCAAAATCCATTCTCTCATCAATGCTGCGTACGTTAAGGAAGAG TATGTGGTCCCGTGTAATGCCAGGAAGGCCCTGCCAGACATCGTCTTCACCATTAACAATGTCAACTACCCAGTGCCAGCTCGAGCCTATGTCCAAGAG GATGCTAGTAATAACCTCTGCTACAGCGGCTTTGATGGCATCATGGATACCTTGAGCGAGAGTGACAGCTGGATCCTGGGTGATGTATTCCTAAGGGTGTACTTCACCGTTTTCGATCAAGGACAGAACAGGATTGGCCTGGCTCCCGCTGTGTAA